The sequence AGTGTTTTATAACGTCAACCCAAGGAGATTTGCcgctatttttcaaaagtttcaatAACTGTCTTCCAATGTCACCTACCTGAACAATCCCATAATTGTGTCCCTTTGGATCACTTTGAATCCAAACGGCTCTATGAACTCGTGGAATTCTCTCAAGTTTAACAGAAATGCACTCATCCTTGTctataaatttatgaaaatcgCTCTTGAAAGTCTTATCAGATTTTTCCTTATCCGCAGCCTTTCTCTTCCTTGGCCTAGCTTCGCCTTTATACGCTTCTCCATCTTTGGTAACAAATAGGACGTTGTTTATATTGAGACCGACTTGAATGATATTCAGAGATCTGTTAATGGAGAAAATGCATCTGCGTAGGATGGCGTCAGATTCCTGCCACAAAAATAAACTGCCAGTGTTGGTCAGAGCGGCaacttttaattctctatttttatttgacaGTTCTGGATCTAAAGAATGATTTAAGTTTCCACCGATCACAGCTATTTCTACCAAATTCAGCTGtctaaaaagtaattaaaaattaaattctgttcAAATAAGTGAAGGTAAAGAATTGAAAACTCTTTCTCACCGAAAAAAGAAACTTACATGTTAACCCGATCtaggtaaaattattaagctGATGGAAATTgagtgaataaaaaaaaattgtaaaacaaTATTGTTAGTTAAGGagttattattgattttaggGAAATAgtgtaaatacaaaagttgtagggGCTGTTACTCTGAATAAGATGCCccttatttatataaataaacgaatctgaatttttcaatttatacaAAGTAATAACATATTGACAGATCAATTTGGTTCCCCAAAAATCAATTGAAATGGCTATTTGTCActcttaaattaattattgaactgaaaaatatttgtatacaAATTAGATCACTCTTATTATCTCTAATTACACTTTCGCAATGACTTAACATTACCTGGAAGCTATTTTCCTGCACTGGTACTCATGAAGGATATAAACATCCCCCTTTTCAGTATAGACAACAGTGGCTCCAGTGCTGGCGCATACCAACTTGATGGTATTCTCCTTGGAACTAATGCAAGTAACTTTTTTAGaagttaaaatatatttatctgAAGGATTTACAAGTTGATGGCCCAACTGACCTGCATTAAGACCCCACGTATAAATTCCTATAACGCAATCAAGGTATGCATAACTTTATCCTTTCTTCTAAGTAATGTAATAGTTGTTACCAGATTTGTTCCAAACTAAGGAATGATAGTTGCCAGTACCTACATGTGAAGAATTATCAGCTAAATGCTTTAGTATTTTAGGGACTAGTAATTCGGCTGGAGGCGGTGCAATGCCTAGAACCCTGTGTTTGTTTAATCCGCAGGAATATAGCTAAAAATTTGGGAATAGTTAGACATTAAGTAAAACTGTAAATTCAGATTATTAATCAATAAGTCCGTTTAGGATTTGTGATATGATGTTAACTTTAAGCTTAAggtaatttccatagaaatcaAGAATCTTAGCACTTCCCAGGCTCAATTTGAACGTTTCTATAGGAATTAGCCTACAGTTAAAATTGAtaacatattattaattttatctttacaCCTTGGATATTAGTCAtgagatttaataaatagattttttttatgatatacCTCCCCACTTGATGCCAAAAATATACTGTGATCCCTGGCTATACTGCAGCtaataatttgtattttttcactGAAATGAGGCACATTCATAGCGACAGGAAACTTAATTGGTTTAGGAATCACCTCAGAATGTTGCACTCCCAAACCCAACCTTCCACCTTGTCCATGGCCACAACTATAAACCGAACCTAGTAAtcaattatttactttcagGGCCATTGTGATGTAGTTATAAGTAATTTACCAGATTCTGTAAGAATCACACTGTGAAATTGACCAATgagaacttgccgtacattttcatttgaatattCTTTATGGAAAATATCCATACTTTCAGGTACTGTTCGCGGTAGCTGCGAACCTAGAGAATTGTTAGAATTTGCCCCCCAAGTGAAAAGTTCTCCACTAGAAAACTTCAAATCTGGAGGACAAAACCTATCCATCATTGCATGCTCAAGATAAGTCAGGCTGTTTGCATCTTGCAATGTCCCATTTGCTCCTAAATTTGAATGTTAGTAGCTCAATTGATAGTTCAATTTATGTCCATGGTGTGCTTCATAATTgttcaaaaggaaaaaagaatCTAAGCTCAAATCATGCTCACTATGAGGCACCccatggaaatttgaatattaagTTACCTAGCTTAATTAACTCAACAGcagtttcaattttcccaTAAAATATGCTTCTGTGCAAAGCAGTATATCCAGATTCCTTATCTTTCATATTAATATTGGCATGACGATTATTGACAAGCCATGACACTAGGTTAGATCTGCCACAAGCAGCAGCAACATGTAGAGCTGTTCTTCCAACTGAATCTTTAACAGACTCACAACAGCAACAAGTATAAGTTAAGTATGATGATAAGTCACTATCAGTGACAGATCTCTTGGTGATAGCAGCAGTGATAGAGTCTCCATGTTGACTGGATTGACACCGACTTGTACAGTCAGGGGCAGTTTGTGGTTGTTTGTTcatctaaataaaaatgatatgtagttgttttttttggcaaatttaaaTCAGAGGTGATATATACATTGGACACACACTAACTGTTATTGGCACTGCTATTGGCAGTTAATGTGTAAGTCCCCTTCAATAAGGAGCTAGTTATGCTAGATTGTATAGGCAAAGTTTGAATTCAAACTGAAGTTTAAGCTTTATAGTTGATGTTCTTATATCCCATTGATTATCTGTGAGAACCTTATGTTTAACTTCAGGTAGAATTTAAACCCGACataatattacaattttattttataaattgttacTCTTCCCCAATAGTGCGCCCACCTAcattgaaatttccaaatattacACAAtcgataacaaaaaaaatttggggcagaaaaatataattttaccGAAATTGTAAATTCAGTTCTCAAAGCAAATAGATCTACTTCGTTATTATACCTATCTAGTCAGAATATTCCTTGCATgtacgcaaaattctaaaataaatcataagtaTTCCAGATGGATACGAAAGGAGTAGATGGACATTCAATGGATTACACATTAATATTAGTTGTCATACCACAAAAacggtttttaaatattttgtgatTTCTAAGAACGACAAAACTTACTTTAATGATACCTACATTCAATGTTTTCTCCACATATGTagattttaattcaaaaataggaattaatttactgcaaaattaaaatgttttgttgtgATTTCGTCTTTGACGTTTGAGAAAAATGTCACTTCTAAACTGAAGTTAAGAGACACCTCTCCATCTGCACTATGGTACTAACATTGTCAATGAACGGACCACTGAGTATAAGCATTGACACAATAAAGGCAACAGTGCAACAAGCTTAGTCATGGTTGCCCCCATAAGAATTATTCCATACAGCaaaccaaaattttcttacagaaaacaatttaaaatacgACACATCAAGACAACTCACTGAGAAAACAAAACTACCTACCAAAAATCATCGTGTATCAAAAATACGTAGGTGCAGGTAAACGGAAGAAGAAAAACTCGAATCCaacaggaaataaaaaattaagttttccatttggaaaaataaacttgaacATCATATCTAATTTTTGGTCTACTCtgcatgtttaattttttctaaatacagccattcaaaaataaacgGCTCAGCATGTTTTCCAGGTCACTACCTggattataaataaatttgttccaCATTTTTGCCGCGTACTATATTTTGGGTAATTGCGAACAACCGTGAGTGTTATaaggtaattgaaaattatattagacaaaattgatgaataaatagaaatacatcaaatttaaataataaagtataTTTGTCTAGAAGTtccataaaaatcaaaattacactttaattaaatctgtattctctaattaatatttgtgaacatcacattttttaagtctaataaaaataacatagaaACATATCTATATCtttgtttttatataaaatatatagtCTCTCGGTGAATAACAGCATGGTTCTACGTACTATGAAACACAATATGTATATCACGCCAGgtcatataaaaaatgaaattgtatttcttaaaaatcatCCACCTGTTTGACAGAATTAGAtgcatttaagattttaaaagtCTGTAAACCCAGTTTCAAAAACAGCTATAGGACGTCTACTCTACGTCCCCAGGCCATGAAATTAACAGCTAAATGAATTTACTTtctttttaaacttaaattaaaaaaagacattatTCATGAGATCCGATGCTATCGACTTAATTTATATCTGTAGGATATAACTGTCTCTCGCCTTCGTGCAAGAATATCATCATTGCCTTATGCAACAAATAAACCCCCAACATCTTTTTTTGCCTTTGGGGCCACGTCGCTGTAATTCCGTAAAACTCACCCCCTTTAATGTTCGTCAAATTCGACAAAGTTATTGCACTGATCATTGCGGCCTCTCTCGTATACGCCTCGACGGGTATAATGTTCATAAACACGTGCAGACAAATTACACCGCTATCACTCGTCCAAATGTCCagaattttctgtaatttttgatTGTTATTGATCGTTTCTTGCTTTTTCCAGATGCCGACGGCGTCGTACAGATGTTGATACGGTCTGGAGCGCTTTCCTTTTCCCACGTAAAATATGGAGGACAAAAAGGTTTGCCATATTTCTAAGGGGGATAAAGTTTCCGCGCGATGAGGCAAATTCTTCGTCAATCGAGGATCTAAAAGGAGATATGTGAATGACGATTTGGTCATGCCCTCTCTCCATTTAACAGTGGGGTTGGGGGAGCTGAATTGTTGTTCTAACTGCGTTTCGAGATTTTTAAACGATAATTCGGTGCACCAGTCTAGATTTCTGAGGCATTTTTCCAACTCCACTGAGTatactaaaagaaaataaattgcaataacTACAGGCAACTTTTATAAACGATGATGGGAGGCATTTCGTGAAAGAGGCTTAGAAAaactaattcaaaatttcttcattttaagtAATGTTCTCAAACATGAAATGATTTGACATCAAAAAAGTGATCActgtgtaaaaaaaaaatattgactttACAAAAATGCCAGTGTCATAATATAAAGTGTTTCCCAATATTGTCAATTGAGATTTTCATTGCCAGAATTGAGCGTCGGTCAAAATCGTCGCTCTAATGCACTTGCTGCTCGGGTTTTCATAAGCGTAAAATTGACAGCGTAATTATCATAttaactggaaaaaaattcttactttttttgtttgcctTGGTAGAATAAGTCTTTGCGATCTCCGGATGTTTTTTAAGTTGATGCAACTTTTTCAGGTAAAGGCTCTTGGTAGTGTCGGTTATAGGCCCCGGATTATATCCTAGCTGTCTTAATTCCCGTCTTAAATTGTTGTCATCATACTCGAAAGAAGGAGGCAACGATGAGAGACAAGACACGTTCGAAGACTTGACACTCTTGGCATATCCactgtaaattaaataataattggatGGATTTTATCAACATGTAAAAAACTAGTTCAGACCAATATATTTTCAGGGAAATATTACCCCTTTTACCTGTGGTACTGCTTGCGCAGCAACATCCGAAACATCGAAAACTAACTAACCTGTCATTATTCCGTATATTCTTAGTTGGCCTTTCATTTAGGCTCGACGAACATAATCTCATATACAAGCTGCccatgttttaataaaagcactttatcaataaattaccGAAAGACTATAATATAATAACCAGTCAGGTAATTTCATATCTAAtgtaaattgtaattttatctaATCTCGCTTAACGCTAATCTTATTGTTTGCATAAAAGTACTCACCTAGAGCTTTTCAGGAACCTTCTTTCGTACAAAACTACCCCTTCCTCAGCGTCAATGTACTTGTATACTTCCGAAACGCTAACAAAACTACACTCTGCTTCGGCACTCGCCCCATCATCAGAGTTCTCACCCGTCTTCACGGCGTTGTCATTCTGCACATTCACACTTAAAGTGGTGAGATCGTCGGTCAGTTCGAAAATGTTCTTCTCCAAAGAGTTAATACTGATGTGGGAACACGTAAAATAGTCACTGCTTTTATCCTGCTTCCGAGAGACATTCGGAATGAACTTTTCCGACAGAGTGCTTATGGAGGAGTTCGGTATAGTTACGACTCCGCTTTCTTTGGAGTATTCTTTAAAGCTGCTAAAATCTCGAGCATCACTGTAGAAGGTTTCGTTGAGGAGAGATTTGGAGATACTGTTTGACACATCAAGAGACGTCGATTTATTCTTAGGGCTACTGCTCTTCCTGCGCGTCTTCCTATAGACCTATTACAGAACACAGTATAAGGCGAGCAAGAAACTAGTTTAATTATAGTATGGGAATATTGTTGATTaactatttttgattaatttaattggcAAAGCTTTGTATCTTTTTGCAATCATCAACCTGATTATGCTTTAACCAAGCTACATCCTACCTTTCTAAAGGTGATAAGCTTAGGATCAAATCGCTTTATTTCCCTTTCGTCATCAGATTCACCTAAAGATTCGTCAGAACACTCGAAGCTAGACTGAGTTCCTAAGCCATCAGTTATGCTCTCAGCTATGCTGCTGTCGCTGTTCGTGGTGACATTTTGGCTTTGCTGACCGGAGACCCAGTTAATGATGTACTCTGTAGTGTTGGTATGTGGAAGCAAGTTCAGGTGATGTTGGGAGTTGTGATCTGTAGTAATACTGCGTAGCCCAGGATCGTCTTCGGCGATATAATATTCGCCGATCAGAGCACCGGtgtttacaataattttatctgaGTAGGAAAAAAGCAGTTAAAGaaagaataataaaagagGATGACCTAGGCAAACAAATGATCTTTGCTCATTGACGTAAGAATCGCCTTCTCGAGCGTTCACAAATCCGCATATTATTAACTTTCGGCCTGAGACTAATGAGGAACTATCTAGAATAATATCGTCGATCCGTAAATACGCATTTATCAATAAATGAGCATTAATAAAAACGACGAGGAAAAAATCACGTTCAACActtgaataattattgttcGGGTGATGAGGTTAAACAAGCTATGAAgactattaataaaataatcgaGTTCATTGCAGTTGAATTATGTCAGATTAGCCTTTGTGCACGAGAGCGTGGGGATCATGAATTAAAGATATATGCGTGATGAAGATGTGGGTTAGGTTTTATTGATTCTTTGTGCGCttcactttattaattaagtctttgttattttttcattcgTTGTAAGGGCCACCTTGTTGAATATGCTCATTTGGATTTTGAGAAATTCCAAGCAATTGACTGAACCAACATTATATTCAGATGCCATGAGGAAATCGACTGCTTTGTAGCTGAGTACAGTTGTATACTTGTTGTGTCCTAAATAACCCTGAAACATGAAGAATTGCAAAACGTGCCTAAGAAACTTAAacgattattttcaaattgttttgtttgtacTGATTAGTGGTTATTAATAGAATGCCAAAAAATCCACCGATAGGCATTAATTGCttccaattaaattattatatttttagtatttatttgaaaaattttttagaccTAGATCTATCGATAATTGTCAGGATGGTCCCTACCCTTAAGCGTAAGCGTGACTTAAATTGATAGTTCTGGTAAGGTGAAAGGTCGATTTAAGCTATACTTAGACTTAAGCATGTTTTATGGACTCACAGTGGACATCATAGGAGCAAGTGTTTAATGATATGATTCGTAAATGGAGAGGGAGAGGGATCGTTCTGATACTTGACAATAGCCGGAATCgaacatttataaaaacacaaaaatgttatgaaCAGCTATAACAAAACCTTCGCCAATCGCCTTTACGTATGCGCGATTAAACCTCATAAGCTATCAATGATCAGGTGTCAGGTTAGCTGTCAGTAGAGTTATCTACACGAGCCCCCTCAACCAAACTCATATCAATTCACGGTCTGTCGTATGCATGTGGCCTCAGTCAATGAGTACTATAAAATTGCATCATGAAACTACGCTAAACATCGAAGTCTCCcggtaattatttaattttgttataagtTACATCACCCTATTTCCAGTGCAATATTTCGGATGTGACGTAGTCTTTAGTCATATTTGTTGATAAACAGAGTATTTATCTACActgcatttttttaaccagGAACATAGAATTTTatgtgttaaatatttaacccTATTTTAGGCGCTGTTTTGTTAGAGTTACAGCCATGAAAGTAAGATTTGAACCGTAGTACGGAAGAAACGGCAGGGTTTGTGCTAATTTGTCAATTAGTTAAAAGAGCTTGCAAAGCACCTAAAAAGCAGTAATTAAGGGGGTACTGCTTGGCTGCAAATGGAAGTAAATTcgaagaattaatttttaaaattccatttttagtAATCGACTTTGTTAACTGTTATTCAAATAAACCTCTTtcttgtgttttatttttactattttaaatttagaggAATGGTGACAAATACGTTAGTTTCAACGCCAGAAAAGATGCCGTTATAATTTTCCCCGGTATGCGAATAGCTATGGGAGGAGAAGAGATAGTTGCAGGGAGATaccaattttccaaaaataactgGATTTTTTAAGCACTGCTGCGAAGTGGCAAAATTACGACTTCAACTCGTACTTGCGCCAATCTTCCTAGCGGCAATtctaataaaactattaaaattctaatttcgCCTTAAAAAGAAACTCACGATATGCGTTCTCGATTGGGGTGAGTGTATTAACATGGATACAGTAGTTACCACTGAATCACTACCTAAACTTTGAAAAAGGTTTAAATATCAGTAAAGTGAGGACGAAATTATGTctagaaaagagaaaaaaagcATTGCAACAAGTTAATTGATGTTATCGGCTATTGAATACATACATCATTAATGCTGATTTTGGCTAGGTCTTGACAAACTGGCGCCTTATTATCATTGACTGATaatactaaaataattttgacaaaGATAACATCTGACATCGTACGCATTAACATCGACAATTGCTACCACATACAAATAGGGTTCATGTTTATAAAACATGTCCATCTAATTGTCTAATTCTAATCGAATTTTAACCCCAATTCTTCCTCATTTTCATTGATATGTAACCCATggcgaaattaatttaatgttccAAATTTGTTTCGTACAATGTGGaaagctgttttttttttcgagacTTTGAACTAGTGGAAACGACGAAATTTGAGGGTTTAATTGCACGTCctaacttttattaattaatttgtagaTACATATTGCGTTGCACACATTATGAAATGTTCTTAACGTCTTGCGCTGCACAGACCGAAGGTTCCAGATACAAATGATTAGAATTaaccaaacaaatatttacctaAAAATGTGTTGTTTCTTTTCCATCTAGGGAATAATATTGTCCAAAGCTTTATCGCTTCCTCATTACCAATATTATTATTAGCAAATAAAAACCAGCTTATGGCGTTTGGGACCAACACATTTTTTCGCAGCAATTTTATCTTTACGTTCAAGGAAATAGCGATAAGCCGCTTAACCCCAACCTTTACTCTCAGCACTAAAAAACcgataaaaatcatttgtcTGCCATTCCGACTGGACCTCATCCTTCTTCACGCATTGCATCGACTTACCTAAAACTAAAcagcaattattattgtctTCGTCTCTCCTAATGAATTCCCTTTTGGTGGGTAAATAGGCCTTAAGCAGATTGAGACAGTCAGTGAAGCCCTCTTCAGCTGCATAGTGAAAAGGAGTCTTACGAGTGACGTCTCCTACTTCTGGGTCACCGCCATTCTTGAGGAGCAGTTCTAAAAATTCTGAGCGTCCCCATGCCGCAGCTATGTGGATTGGAGTTAGACCGTCGTCTGACCTATAAGAGGGAACGTTACTTGTAATGTTATCAGCTAACGGAGTCGTCCCTGATTCTGATCGATATCGAAATATAATCATGgtcatttttgttattattttccttatttccgGCTAGTTGCCAGCCTCATAGCTGCCACACTGTACTTAACGATGTTTGATTCATCGCTCCTTACGTTCACTAATTGATATTAATATTACTCCATAAAGTTGTTTACTATTAGTTTTAACGTCACAGAGAGCAGACATAGCGCGTACTTCTGTAAATCATTTGATCCCGGCGCCtgcatttaataataattctcgAGTGTGCTGATAACGCAACAATTTAGGAAGACAATATcgcaaaaacaacaatttatttttcttgtaatCAGCACCGTTGTCAAGAGGATTACGATCGCAAAGCTAAATATAACTATCGTCGAAAAATAACAGGACAGCGACTGGAAAATTAACACTCTCCCGAGTTTAACGCTAAAGgggcaattaatttattagtgcAGTGACATTCTTTTCTTTCCAGCAAAGTTCGAATTACCATCCGGATTTAGCTGGTTCTCCGTTAAACAAACCAATTAAgattattataaaacaaataaacaatattgGCCATTGTGTAATCAAGTTTATAGCATACATTTATTGCTAACACAATTGATAATtgtttcttccttttttcatCAAACGAGTCATGCCGGGTCCGAAAAAATCACTGATAATCAAGTACGCACAAATGTTGGTGTGGCATAGAATTTACTGCCCATTTGCGTTTATaatcgttaaaaaatatttgcattttaacaAGAGccagaatatattttttttaatatatggaCAAAACGTTTCAACGTTTTGCATAAGCAAAAACCATAAATCACCTTACCTCACATTGGGGTTTCCACCGTTTTGCAAAATAACGTTGATAACATCCCGAGCGAATTCGTAGGAATCGCAGCCAATAACCAAGTGGAATGGTGAAATTCCCTTCTTGGGCAACACCAAATTCGGGTCTGCTCCCTTTTCCGTTAAAAGGGATAGGACggatctgtaaaaaaaaacgaaatgatTCTAAGAAAAATAGTCCTTTTAACAGTgcaattttgaagataaaatatTGACCAATAAGCTTTCTATTTTAAGCAACGAACCCTATTAAATCGATGGCTAGTCCAGTGATTGAATGTCATTTGTACCACTTAAGCATCCTGTGGGTGTAGGATCACCGCGcaggattttaaaattaatcataaatGTCCTCTTCAGACCTCACCTTCCTACCATTAACCTAAGTCAACATTGGGGAATATTTAAGAGTGATGAAAGGTGCGAGAGAATATGTTAATATTGCTACGATTTCTTGAGTTCAAAACTACcgaaaaacctaaaaataacttACTCACTTTCTGATAAGGTTACAATTCTTATTCATTTATAGTAAATTCTTATCACGTTGACTAACCATGACTTATTGTAGTAATCTATAAGATGTCCTCACTAACAATAAggaaatatcattattttacCCTCCAAATGGAAAGAATGCGTAGAGATTTAAATCATTTGAGGGATGTAAATTGTAGGACTTGtgttaattaacaataaaactgCTCATGGTTCCTGCTTGCACCTGTCCATACGTTAGCAATTTATGAATACATGTGatcattgttttaattaaaatatagcAAGGACGGATTTATGTACAATAATTAGGTCCAATATCTGCCAATATTAATCCACCTTTAATactcataaaaaattcaaataaatgtcCCAGAAGTCAAAGTCTGTTACTGTTGCaactttgaattaattttaggaaaaagttttaatatacatatatgtaattTAGTAACTGTACTAACAAGATAATTCCCATAGAAATGATGAAATTGAAGCAGAGCATTAAGCAATTTCTCCAATTCCATGGAAGATATCTTCCTGGTAAAGTTactgaaatttgaaatgataCATTGGGTTTAAGGAGATATTTTGTCTACCTCATTAGCTAACCATCATTTTGGAGCCATACATATTAAgctatttccataaaaaaaggAGATGTTCCTACTATTTGTAGATCATTTCTAAGCATCCAAGACAGGTGTTTATATCAGGTAGGAACAAAACGAATGTGGACTCTCAAACtcatagttttttcaaaaaccataTGCTTATGGAATGTGCCATTAACTTTAACTTCAAGCTTGTTGTCACAGGTACCC comes from Euwallacea similis isolate ESF13 chromosome 9, ESF131.1, whole genome shotgun sequence and encodes:
- the LOC136410917 gene encoding ankyrin repeat and LEM domain-containing protein 1-like, translating into MLYRGKNKKEFYLASLLYDSIEYKHIESVLSLLTEKGADPNLVLPKKGISPFHLVIGCDSYEFARDVINVILQNGGNPNVRSDDGLTPIHIAAAWGRSEFLELLLKNGGDPEVGDVTRKTPFHYAAEEGFTDCLNLLKAYLPTKREFIRRDEDNNNCCLVLDKIIVNTGALIGEYYIAEDDPGLRSITTDHNSQHHLNLLPHTNTTEYIINWVSGQQSQNVTTNSDSSIAESITDGLGTQSSFECSDESLGESDDEREIKRFDPKLITFRKVYRKTRRKSSSPKNKSTSLDVSNSISKSLLNETFYSDARDFSSFKEYSKESGVVTIPNSSISTLSEKFIPNVSRKQDKSSDYFTCSHISINSLEKNIFELTDDLTTLSVNVQNDNAVKTGENSDDGASAEAECSFVSVSEVYKYIDAEEGVVLYERRFLKSSSGYAKSVKSSNVSCLSSLPPSFEYDDNNLRRELRQLGYNPGPITDTTKSLYLKKLHQLKKHPEIAKTYSTKANKKIYSVELEKCLRNLDWCTELSFKNLETQLEQQFSSPNPTVKWREGMTKSSFTYLLLDPRLTKNLPHRAETLSPLEIWQTFLSSIFYVGKGKRSRPYQHLYDAVGIWKKQETINNNQKLQKILDIWTSDSGVICLHVFMNIIPVEAYTREAAMISAITLSNLTNIKGGEFYGITATWPQRQKKMLGVYLLHKAMMIFLHEGERQLYPTDIN